GGGGACGAAGAGAACACCGAGTGAGAAGGGCGGTTAGTTACTCGGGTTAACAGAAACATTTATTCAAAGTCACGACAGTACAGGTGTGCAcctccacccacacccacacccacacacagatgATGACCGAAGGCAGAAGCGAAGAGTAGGGGAGACCTATACATCTCTAtatgtgtgtttttttttgtctgcCAGCacctgtgtgtctgtgcatggCTGcgtgctctctttcctccgctTCCTCCCTTCGGAGCTGCCTTTTCCTCTTACGCTCAGTGCGTAGGTGAAGGcatgtgtgtttgtgtatgGGCGTGCGAGTAATGGATTGCCGCTCTGCcacagaaaaggaagaagaatAGCGAAGAACTACGGCAGTACACCGCACCAGCGTTTTGAGGGCGATGCTTGTGTGAGGCGCTTCAGCTGGTTCGATAAGATTGGGAAAAAAATCTGAACGCACAAACATAATGTCATCGACGCGTTAAAATCGAATGCGcgcactttttttttcgcttctctctctctcggtgtgcCACATGTGAAAATTTGCTCATTTGCATTCACTCATGTGGGTGCGTATACATGGCTTCACTCCTCCCCTTTTATCTCACACATATGAAATGAAAGGCGCAGCCTTCAAGCTAAAGTGGAAATCGAAAAAGCAAAAGGGAATCGGCACAAAGTGAGAGACGCCTCCGTTCACGATGTGCCGAGTGTTCTTCAGGGGTGCTGCCATGCGCGCACGTCTATGGACCGATGTTTGAGCGGGAGCTTCGCGTCGTGGCACGCAGCCACAGCTGGCAAGGCGgtgctccctccccctacccctAGCCCCCTGTTAGCGTCCACCCCTCGAAGTGAGGAAGGTGTCTCGTGTCcacgctttctttttttttctcgaACGAAAGGCGGCTGGTGAGTAGCAAGGGGTGGAGTGACACGGAGGGAATGTGTCTTTGCATCTCAAGCCTGGTTCCCCCTTCATCCACAGATGAATCGACATGCAGTAAGTCTATCATTGGCTTTATGATTGTGCGTGCAGCGAaaggccccccccctgccaCTCTCCTTTCCCACTTGCacgcctctttccttttctctcgcaAGGCGCTTTTCATCGTCTCATTTCTCTTaaccctcttccccccctcccctcccatNNNNNNNNNNNNNNNNNNNNNNNNNNNNNNNNNNNNNNNNNNNNNNNNNNNNNNNNNNNNNNNNNNNNNNNNNNNNNNNNNNNNNNNNNNNNNNNNNNNNTTAAATCAAACAACAGTCACGGGAAAGACTGAAAAGCAATATAATAGCAAACCTATAAGACTCACACAGCAAAGATATTTATACTTAAAATAATATAAGCCTTAACAAATAACAAAGCGTCAAGAACTCAAGGAGAAAGAATAGCGAAATAAGGGAAAATGCAAAAAAATCAGAGTTTCTTACATAGGAGGAGATGTAGAAGGGTCAGAGTCCGAGACATGAAATCCGAAGATAACATTGGAAAAAGTAGAGGAAATAAAAGAAATAAAACTACtaacaagagaaaaaagaacaTCAAACCAAGTAGAAAAAAAGCAAGAATAGAAAAATGAGAATTATCGTGGATATAAATGAACAAGTGAAACataaaaaaaagggagaggaagaagtgaTAGTAAGGCTTATGAATACAATAAGAAACGACAATAGACtaccagaaaaaaaaaatgatcAGGAGAATATCATGATGATGTAGGAAGAGGATTAACTAGGATACAGACACAACAAAGCAAGCATGATAATCTGGAGATTTGaaacagagaaggtgagGCGAGGAATAACAAAATAGTAAAAGTAATAAAAAATAATTTTTATTTCACCGCCACCCCACACGCTATTCACCGGGAATattcctccttttctttaTTCCTTCGGTGCTTTTCATTGCAGCTCGGCTTCCCTTACAGAAACACACCAGAGCCCAAGAGTCAACAGCAGCGGTCTATCAACAGGGGCAGGGAAGTGGACACAGCGGTGACGCAGACGCATCCTCAccagaagagaaggaagggtgAGTCACACGGGTCGCCTCTTGCACCTTTCCGAGgttgcgcttctctttcgttaTCGTGGTGGCGTCACTCACTTTTTGCTCCACCGAGAGCCAAAAGGGGTCCCAGCGTGTAAACAcgcacctctctcgctcgtttTGCGTCAACAtgagctcctccaccccaTCCACGCCGCTGAGCTACcagggcggtggcggtggtggcatcCGCGATATCGGCACCGTCACGTCCGGCATGGCCATTATGAACTTTGATCAGAAGACAAAGCCGTACACGCGCAGCGATCTCGTGCAGTTTCTGATGAACTACCAGGCCAATCTGAATGAGGTGGAGCTGCGACTTGTGGAGAAAGGTATGGTGGGCACCTTTGTTGGCATACCAGTGTTCTTTGGTGCTGGATACTTCCTAAGTGGCCGGCTTGGCTGgcatcgcgtggtgcgagCCATGGCGCCGCTGAGCGAGGAAGGACGGCCGAGTTGGCTCGTTATCCACCTCCCAAAGATTGGTCGCATTGCCTTTGGGCTGTCGGCGGCCACCATCCCCTACATTGCGGTGCAACAGTGGTTCGTCTCGCGCGTGCTGGAGTTGGATGAGCGGGAGAGCAACTTATCCTTCCACGTCCGGCGACTGATGCTGTCACAGCGCTCCAGCATGATGTTTAAGCGCACCGCTACGCGTGAGGTgacaagagaggagcagcagcgcctgctgcgcgaggccgAGGCACACGTAAATGAGAATCGCAGTGGTCAGCGTGTAAGCCAGGGCCTGGGCACCGGTCCTGTAGACGTGAACCTGCAGCTGGGCCAACAGGTGCTGACACCACTGGCGCAGACAGGCTACAAGCCGATGCCTACGCAGCAGCGATAGAGGGGGACTGGTGTGGCATCGAACTCAGGCTTGCGCGTGGTCTCTTATGGACCTGAGCTGCAGAAGGGCACCGTGAAGCCGCGACACGGTGCGCCCTCACCTCCATCTCTTTCTTTCGCCTTCCGTAGGCACGTGTGCTATTGACtcggcttctctctcctcgctgtTTGACGTCGTGCCGAGGGTGCCTTTCGTTTCCTCTTTTTGCTTCAAGTTTTGATGTGCTGCGTGTGAACTGGTGCTCTGGGTCAGGACGGGGGTGTGCTGAGGTCCACAAGTGTCTCCTCTTGTTGCTCCTCGCTGTTGTGAGGACTGGCGAAAAGGTTCCTCGCAGGATGGAGTGTGTGATTCGCCATGTCTTtggcgcggagaaggcgatggcaCTGTGGTGCAGTTTTCTGTTGCGTAGGTGCTTTTCCTACTGTGGCACACTTCTTCCAGATCCACACTGTCAAGAACGCAACAAgcgcgctctcttctccgtgTGTGGCTTCGCAGCTGTTGCTGATGTGTTTCTCGGACTACCTCATTCCTGTTCTTGAAGGCTTgtctcccctttcttttctcttcccgacagagagaggggggcgccCAACCCTGCCACACTGGCACATGTGCGcccactctctctgttctttcACGCGTATCCGCGTTTCACAAGATTCCCTAACACGCGATAcgaaaaacaacaaaaatGCGGCTGCTGACCGcgtgggagaagaagagtgagTATTGAggcgcgtgcacacacacacacacaggtgcATGCAGAAGCCTTGCTGTGCACCTGTTATCTCGGTATTCCCTgtgctccctcttccccgcCTCTCTACTTCAATCACCCCCAAGCTTGATGCAAGGTCGTGGTGATGTTCTTCAGAAAGAGGGCAGTGAGGACCCTCTTTGTCGCTGTTCTTTGCATGCGTCTCACACGGTCGGCACTGACCAGCTCGTCTAGTTGTGGACCTGTGCAGAGATGAATGCACCCACTCGAGTCGCTCAGACCTCTTGTGCGAGTCGTTTCCGTTTTCCCTTTTATTCCCTTGGCGTCTGCTGCGCTTTCCACTACTCTTCTTACCACCCAACTCCTCTCCGTactctgccactgctgctatAGGGCCACCCATCCCACGTTGTACGCCATCTCCTGCTTTGGCTTCCTACCCCCGGTGGCTCATTTCCTGTGTGGACATTTTTGCAGcacgttctctcttcttcatacttcactccccctccccctttttttttttactgcgccaccccccacctcctttctctctcgacGTCACTCATTCTTGCTGTGAGTGCGCGGGTGCGCGCCAGTGGTTTTATCGAAGCGGTGGGAagcgttgttgttgctgccaATCGCCCGAAAAAACGGCAAGAGTGGGTAAAGCTCATGTGGCGTGCGTCACGACattgctgctgtgctgctctATAGAACCTGCACAGCGTAGGtgcttctcccctctttgaAGTgacccccacacccacccacacatacatacacaaTCACAACAGCAACAATTCATCGACTCACCAACTTCCGCTGCCATAGGGAATGGTGTCGACCGTTGTGTGCTCGCATCGTGCTGTTGTgcggtgtgcatgtgcgcttGCGCTTCTACTTGTATGCGTGGCACTGAACTCGAACGCATTTTTTGACTTTGGTGGCGGTCATCACACCGATGCGTCGAAGGCCCAGGTGCGCCGTGGCCCAGAGGTGGACTACTACAAGGTGCTGCAGTTGGAGGGTAAGCGCGAGGAAGTGACGGAGAAGGACATCCGCCAGCAAttccgccgcctctctcgtctTTACCACCCCGATGTAGCGAAGACGGAAGAGGATAAAGCGAAGTACAGTCAAGTTAACCGTGCGTACGAGGTGCTCTCCGACAAGCGGAAGCGGAAGATCTACGACATGCGTGGGGAGCAGGGCTTGGCGCAGCTTGAAGAGCTGGACCGCACCAAGGGCTCCCCTGGCGGTGGTATGAACCCCCTCGCCCAGCTCTTCGGCATGCGGGCGGACAACGGCCTGCGAGGGCCCGAcatggagctggaggcgaaggTGGACCTTGCCAAATTGTTCACTGGCGGGCAGGAGATTCTCCGGATCAACAAGCGCAGGGTGTGCCAGGCCTGCaaaggcagcggcgccgatgcGACGGCGGCCGTTGTGCAGTGCCGGCAATGCGGCGGCCAGGGCGTGTTGCGCCAGCGCATCCAGTTAGCTCCTGGCATGATCCAGGAGGTACACCAGAGGTGCACCTCCTGCGGCGGAGCGGGTCGGCGGCCAGAGCGGGTGTGCCCCGTCTGTCGAGGCAGGAAGGTCAtgcagggcagcagcacaatTGTATTGGAGCTGGAGCCCGGCATGACGGAGAACTCCGTGCTGAAGTTCGAGATGGAGGCCGAGGAGTCGCCGGACCGTCTGCCGGGGGACGTTGTCGTGCGCGTGCACACCCACCCGCACCCCGTTTTCTCACGCCGCCGCAACCAGCTGGACTTGGACACGTCCCTAACGCTGACTCTCAAGGAGGCCCTCGTAGGCTTTGACCGCAACATCACACACCTAGACGGCGAGGAGCAGGTCCGAGTGTATCGACGCGACGCCGTGTCTCCCTACGGCACGGTGCTTCGCCTCCCGGGAAAAGGAATGCCAAAGCTGCATGTTCCATCGGAGCGGGGCGACCTCTACATCCGCCTGCAGTACGACTTGCCCGCACGGCTGACAAAGGAGCAGaaggagctggtggagaagCTGCTGTGAGTTTCCGCGCTGAATGAACGTTGCGATTGGAGGTAGAGGGATACTACCTATGGTCGCAGCGCGTTGTTATCAGCGACACTCGTTGGTGTTGTACCTCAGGGACTAGAGCGTCCTCATGTGCACTGTTATGTGTATTTGTGTAGGCCCTTGAATAATACCTGTATACTTCTTTCTGCCGGGCTAACAGTGTGCCACAGGGACCGTGGATGGACGCGGCGTTGGGGGTGGCGGCGAATCTCTCTCATTGTGGGCTTGCACGGAGAGTGCTTCCTCTTGCGCCGACTTGGCTACGTCTTtgttttttccctttcgttttgtttctcccttttctgaCTTGGATGTGaggagagcacacacacacacacacacacacacacgcacacgcacgcacccatgCGCCACAAATTTATGGCCTTCACAAGCTCACCATTACACGGGTGCAGAAGCCATTCGAGAGATCGTCTATGAATGGTGGTGCAAAGCGCCAGTAGCAAATccatccctctcccccatctCCCATTCCTCAAATTCATGCAGCTCGAATCATAGCGTGCGCGCTTGTCATGACACTCGTCGTTCTGAGATACCGCTTGTCTCATGGCGTGCCCTGCGACGGTGCACCAGCGACCATCCTCGCATCTGGTGTCTCCGTGTGAGATGTGCAGACATAGACGTGCGTGTACGTATGCGTGCACCCTTATGTATGTAGACGCATAGAGGTAtgagggaggtggagcgTGTTGTCACATCTCTCATTGCTTTGTCTTTGATGGCGCCTACTCGTTACCTCCTTTCCCATTCCTCTCATCCCTGCCGCTGAACTTCTCTTGCGCATCTCTGCTTTGACCCGCGTGGCGTGTGACGTGGCGTACCCTCTGCAGTCTCTACTCTCTCGTATTGATTCGCCCCTTCACTCGCTCAGCACTTACTTAGCAAACTTTCGCTATTGCCTCTTGCGAgtttttcccctttcgcgACGACGCTGAGTGGTCTAAGGTCGAACACCCACTTCCTTCTCCCCatacacagacagacaccAACATGTTTCGCAGGAACATACCTTACTTGGCGTCGTACGACGTGACAGTGATTGGCGGTGGTCCTGGCGGGTACGTGGCGGCCATCAAGGCAGCCCAGCTCGGCCTCAAGACTGCCTGCATCGAGAAACGCGGTGCCCTTGGCGGTACGTGCCTGAATGTCGGGTGCATCCCGTcaaaggcgctgctgcacgcgaCACACCTGTACCACGACGCTCACGCCAATTTTGCCAAATATGGCCTGCGCGGTGGGGAGAATGTAACGATGGATGTGGCTGCGATGCAGGCGCAGAAGATGAAAGGGGTAAAGGCGCTCACTGGCGGCGTCGAGTACCTCCTCAAGAAGAACAAAGTTGCCTACTATAAAGGGGAAGGTAGCTTCATCACCGCCAACCAGATTAAGGTGAAGGCTCTGGATGGAAAGGACGAGACGCTTGAGTCGAAGAAGACGATCGTGGCCACTGGCAGCGAGCCAACAGAGCTGCCGTTCCTGCCCTTCGACGAGAGGATTGTCTTGTCTTCCACCGGCGCCCTCGACCTTAATCACGTGCCGAAAAAGATGATCGTTGTTGGTGGCGGCGTGATTGGGCTGGAGCTGGGAAGCGTATGGGCCCGCCTTGGCGCTGAGGTGACCGTTGTGGAGTTTGCctctcgctgcgccgccaccaccgacgcTGACGTATCCAAGGCGCTCACGGAtgcgctggagaagaacgAGAAGATGCGTATTATGACCCATACGAAGGTTGTCGGTGGCAAGAACAATGGTAGCAGCGTGACGATCGAGGTGGAGGGTAAGGATGGCAAGAGGCAGACACTCGAGGCGGACGCACTGCTGTGCTCCGTGGGCCGCCGCCCGCACACGTCCGGCTTGAACGCCGAGGCTATCAACCTCAAGATGGAGCGTGGCTTTGTCTGCATCAACGACCACTTTGAGACGAACGTGCCGAGCGTTTACGCAATCGGCGATGTCGTGAACAAGGGCCCAATGCTAGCGCACAAGgctgaggaggaaggcgtcGCGTGTGCAGAGATGCTAGCTGGCAAGCCTGGCCACGTGAACTACGGCGTCATCCCCGGTGTTATCTACACCAACCCCGAGGTCGCGCAGGTGGGCgagacggaggagcaggcgaagaagaaggggatTGACTACAAGGTCGGCAAGTTCCCCTTTAGCGCCAACTCGCGCGCCAAGGCTGTTGGCACCGAGGAAGGCTTCGTGAAGGTGGTGACGGACAAGAAGACGGACCGCATCCTTGGTGTGCAGATTGTGTGCACGGCAGCTGGCGAGATGATCGCGGAGTCGGCGCTGGCGATGGAGTACGGCGCGAGCTCTGAGGATGTGGGCCGCACCTGCCACGCCCACCCTACCATGTCCGAGGCGGTGAAGGAGGCGTGCATGGCGTGCTTTGCCCAGACGATCAACTTCTAAGCGGGATGGAGAATGCGTGCACTGGCGCGAGTGAGACAGGCAGGGGACCAAAGAGACGTTGGCgagcgcgcacacgcagtcTCACGCTCACAAGCACTCGCCGTTGGCACCCCTTCCACGTCTTTGCCTTCGTGTTCAGCCACCGTCAACCAGTTCGACTCTATCGTTCCCCAAAGGGCACATACATGTGTAGGCCAATGTGTCGGGTCGAGGCTGAACGGGAAACGGGTGCGCTGCACAGACAACCACTTTAATGGATATGCACCTCGTAGCGCACTGAGCTAAcgacacccccacacccacacactaCCATAGTTTTCGTATTGGAGAGGCGAGGCGTGAGATGCATCCGAGGTGGGCGAGCGCCCTcgccttctttttcttttatGCGTCTCCTAATCCGTTGTACTCACCAGGCGCGCCGCGTCATCACTTGCCAAAAgttttcgctttctctcgGGGTTTCTTCGTCTGAATCCTgtgcgttttctctctctctctgtgcttttttcccccttaCGTGTCCctggtgcgtgtgcgttaGCGAGCAAGTCTTCTCTCCCCAAGCAAcaacagaggaggagtggaggTTGGAAATCCAATCAACCCAGCTGAGAAGCGGCACCCTGCTGATgcaaggcaaaggagaagcgaaGCGGCGAAAGAACTAGCTGAGGCGCGATAAGCACTAAAGGGGTCGTACTCtgccccccccaccccccctgCCTGTTTCCCTTGATCTGATTCTCCGCACACCATCCCCGTCACTATCTgttcctctcctctcgtgttctcactctctccacTGCCTCATGTGATGCTTGACTTGCGTGGCTCTTTCTCGGTTTTCTTCTTGACTGTTTGTGGCGTCGCGGTCGTGGATGCCCCTAACAGTCGGCATCTCTGTACGCGCCTGCCCCCCTTTCTGTGCGATATTTCTGAGCTCgaacaagagagggagacggagagCAGGTGACAAGGAACgataagagagagagagacagcagtgagg
The nucleotide sequence above comes from Leishmania braziliensis MHOM/BR/75/M2904 complete genome, chromosome 32. Encoded proteins:
- a CDS encoding putative chaperone protein DNAj gives rise to the protein MVSTVVCSHRAVVRCACALALLLVCVALNSNAFFDFGGGHHTDASKAQVRRGPEVDYYKVLQLEGKREEVTEKDIRQQFRRLSRLYHPDVAKTEEDKAKYSQVNRAYEVLSDKRKRKIYDMRGEQGLAQLEELDRTKGSPGGGMNPLAQLFGMRADNGLRGPDMELEAKVDLAKLFTGGQEILRINKRRVCQACKGSGADATAAVVQCRQCGGQGVLRQRIQLAPGMIQEVHQRCTSCGGAGRRPERVCPVCRGRKVMQGSSTIVLELEPGMTENSVLKFEMEAEESPDRLPGDVVVRVHTHPHPVFSRRRNQLDLDTSLTLTLKEALVGFDRNITHLDGEEQVRVYRRDAVSPYGTVLRLPGKGMPKLHVPSERGDLYIRLQYDLPARLTKEQKELVEKLL
- a CDS encoding putative dihydrolipoamide dehydrogenase; its protein translation is MFRRNIPYLASYDVTVIGGGPGGYVAAIKAAQLGLKTACIEKRGALGGTCLNVGCIPSKALLHATHLYHDAHANFAKYGLRGGENVTMDVAAMQAQKMKGVKALTGGVEYLLKKNKVAYYKGEGSFITANQIKVKALDGKDETLESKKTIVATGSEPTELPFLPFDERIVLSSTGALDLNHVPKKMIVVGGGVIGLELGSVWARLGAEVTVVEFASRCAATTDADVSKALTDALEKNEKMRIMTHTKVVGGKNNGSSVTIEVEGKDGKRQTLEADALLCSVGRRPHTSGLNAEAINLKMERGFVCINDHFETNVPSVYAIGDVVNKGPMLAHKAEEEGVACAEMLAGKPGHVNYGVIPGVIYTNPEVAQVGETEEQAKKKGIDYKVGKFPFSANSRAKAVGTEEGFVKVVTDKKTDRILGVQIVCTAAGEMIAESALAMEYGASSEDVGRTCHAHPTMSEAVKEACMACFAQTINF